CTCCACGCACCTCCTGCACTCTCTGCAGCCATCTGGGATAGGCTTCCCTGCCTCCAGAGGAGCGTCTGTGAGAACCGAAGCGAGCCTAACCCTAGGACCATAATCAGGGGTGATGAGGAGGCAGCTCTTCCCAATCCATCCAAGGCCTGCCAGATAGGCCGCAAGCTTGTGGGAGAAGGCCCCCTCGAGCCTCCTTGGATCGATGATCTGAGAGGCGGGAATAGGATACGCTCTGAACCCCTCCCTCTGGAGTCTTCTGGCTATAAGGAGGAAGGCCCTGTCTAGGTTTTGATTGACTGAGTTGTAAAGCCCTCTGTATGAGAAGATGGCCGAAGGTTTCTCATGGAGGTGAAGCTCATCTACGACCGCATCTATGAGCTTCATCCCTAGACTCACGGCTAAAGGATAGGATGTCAGGTGCTCTCCACCTTGAGCTTTGATGAAGTCTGAGGCTGGTCTGAGATCTGCGACCCCGAGAAGATCCAAGCCTAGAATTTCCATCATACCCCTGAGTTCTAGATTCAGTGATCCCATCACATCGGTTTTGATAAACACCCTTAAAAAAGTGACAGTATGGATATGATCCAGTTCAGATTCTTGTCACCTTCCTCTCGAGTTTGACCCGGCACTCTCTGCAGAAGCCCTCCTCGATGAGTCTTGAACCGTTGAGCAACCCCACGTACATCAAGTCTATGGGTTCACTGTGGTGTGGCAGACCCTGACTGTGGCCTAGGCCGTGGGCGGCTATCCTCACCGAGGTCTCCTCATCGACATTGAAGAGGGATATGATTCCCAGATCCTCACACATATAGTCTCTCACTAAATTGTTTATCCTCTTAAAATTTCCCTTTTCAAACCTGTAATGTGACACTACAACCGGATCACAGGTTAAGGCTACCAAGATGTTCTCTATTTCAAAGATCTTTTTAAATCTTCTAACATTTTCCATTAAACTTTTGAATAAGAATGCTCCATAAATTTCACCTCTAAAATTTATCTTAAAATCATATTCAATGTTTATGTTTCCAATATAGTTTATTCCATCCCATAACTCATTAGGAAAATATCTTAATGCGCTCAATATAACTTCAACTAAATCCTCTTCTCTAAACTCCTGATTAATAGTTAAAAGATTTATGCATCCCATTATATCTCAAGATTTTTTAAAAGAGCTAGGATTCTTATACCTTTCTTACCTCTTTAAATTATTAAAAGCCTTCGCTCCAATTAATAGAGCTTCTAGCCCTTCGTGTCTCAGCGTAGGCTGATGAGGGTTTTTGAGTTCTGAATAGTATGTAGAAGATTGCTGTCGAGGATGAGTAGATTGCTGTGCTGATATAGCCAGGTAGCTCTAGGTTGATGGCCATGAGGTGGCCCCCAATCGCTGTCCCCAGCCCTGTAAAAGCCATAGAGACAAGGGTTATGAAGCTGTTCACTGTTGCTCTCTCCCTATCAACGGTCCTCCTCATCATTAAGGAGCTGAGGAGGGTCATGGATAGGTTCATTACGCTGGTACGAGCGATAAAGGAGATAGCGGCTATAGGAAATATAGGGGCCACTGCT
This is a stretch of genomic DNA from Candidatus Bathyarchaeota archaeon. It encodes these proteins:
- a CDS encoding epoxyqueuosine reductase, whose product is MMEILGLDLLGVADLRPASDFIKAQGGEHLTSYPLAVSLGMKLIDAVVDELHLHEKPSAIFSYRGLYNSVNQNLDRAFLLIARRLQREGFRAYPIPASQIIDPRRLEGAFSHKLAAYLAGLGWIGKSCLLITPDYGPRVRLASVLTDAPLEAGKPIPDGCRECRRCVEVCPVNAITGRTFNSKESRDLRLRAQLCNDYSEKRARLIGEGLCGLCVYVCPYGIKPRKK